From the genome of Candidatus Lokiarchaeota archaeon:
CGGGATGACATCCAGAAACAAGAACTCCGTCAGCGCCCATATCCAAAGCTGCCAAAATGAATTCTACGTCAATTCGTCCAGTACAATTCACTCGAATGATTCTCGCGTTAGGCGGATACTGAATCCGGCTGGTTCCTGCAAGATCGGCACCAGCATAGGAGCACCAATTACAGCAAAAAGCGACAATTCGTGGCTCCCAGCCTTCATCTGATTGAGTTTGCTTTGCTTCAGCGGTTGTCATTGGGTAACACCTCGT
Proteins encoded in this window:
- a CDS encoding hydrogenase iron-sulfur subunit yields the protein MTTAEAKQTQSDEGWEPRIVAFCCNWCSYAGADLAGTSRIQYPPNARIIRVNCTGRIDVEFILAALDMGADGVLVSGCHPGDCHYTSGNLKLRARWALMKKALEQAGVNPKRVRLQWASASEAQKFADGVTTMTEQVRELGPIERQWQ